Proteins encoded in a region of the Streptomyces sp. NBC_00513 genome:
- a CDS encoding HU family DNA-binding protein — MNRSELVAALSERAEVTRKDADAVLAALAETVGEIVAKGDEKVTIPGFLTFERTHRAARTARNPQTGDPIQIPAGYSVKVSAGSKLKEAAKGK; from the coding sequence ATGAACCGCAGTGAGCTGGTGGCCGCTCTGTCCGAGCGCGCCGAGGTGACCCGCAAGGACGCCGACGCCGTTCTGGCCGCGCTCGCCGAGACCGTCGGCGAGATCGTCGCCAAGGGCGACGAGAAGGTCACCATCCCCGGCTTCCTGACCTTCGAGCGCACCCACCGTGCCGCTCGCACCGCGCGCAACCCGCAGACCGGCGACCCCATCCAGATCCCGGCCGGCTACAGCGTGAAGGTCTCCGCGGGCTCCAAGCTCAAGGAAGCCGCCAAGGGTAAGTAG
- a CDS encoding NAD-dependent malic enzyme — MATAPSVSYSMTVRLEVPASGTAVSQLTTAVESSGGSVTGLDVTASGHEKLRIDVTIAATSTAHADEIVEKLRGIEGVSLGKVSDRTFLMHLGGKIEMASKHPIRNRDDLSMIYTPGVARVCMAIAENPEDARRLTIKRNSVAVVTDGSAVLGLGNIGPMAALPVMEGKAALFKRFAGIDAWPICLDTQDTDAIVEIVKAIAPGFAGINLEDISAPRCFEIEARLREALDIPVFHDDQHGTAIVVLAALTNALRVVGKAVGDVKVVMSGAGAAGTAILKLLLAAGVKNAVSADIHGVVHAGRPDLVDAAADSPLRWIADNTNPEGYTGTLKEAVVGADVFIGVSAPNVLNGDDVAAMAEGAIVFALANPDPEVDPAVARQTAAVVATGRSDFPNQINNVLVFPGVFRGLLDAQSRTVNTDMMLAAASALADVVGEDELNANYIIPSVFNDKVAGAVAGAVRKAASGA; from the coding sequence ATGGCAACGGCGCCCAGCGTCTCGTACTCGATGACGGTCCGCCTGGAAGTGCCCGCGAGCGGTACCGCGGTCTCCCAGCTGACCACCGCCGTGGAGTCTTCCGGAGGATCCGTCACCGGCCTCGACGTGACCGCATCGGGTCACGAGAAGCTCCGTATCGACGTCACCATCGCCGCGACCTCCACCGCGCACGCCGACGAGATCGTCGAGAAGCTGCGCGGAATCGAGGGCGTCAGCCTGGGCAAGGTCTCCGACCGAACCTTCCTGATGCACCTCGGCGGCAAGATCGAGATGGCGTCCAAGCACCCCATCCGCAACCGCGACGACCTCTCGATGATCTACACCCCGGGCGTGGCCCGCGTGTGCATGGCGATTGCCGAGAACCCCGAGGACGCGCGGCGCCTCACCATCAAGCGCAACTCCGTCGCAGTCGTGACGGACGGCTCCGCCGTACTGGGCCTGGGCAACATCGGCCCCATGGCCGCGCTGCCCGTCATGGAGGGCAAGGCGGCCCTCTTCAAGCGGTTCGCCGGCATCGACGCGTGGCCGATCTGCCTCGACACCCAGGACACCGACGCGATCGTCGAGATCGTCAAGGCCATCGCCCCCGGCTTCGCGGGCATCAACCTGGAGGACATCTCCGCGCCGCGCTGCTTCGAGATCGAGGCCCGCCTGCGCGAGGCCCTCGACATCCCCGTCTTCCACGACGACCAGCACGGCACCGCCATCGTCGTCCTGGCCGCCCTCACCAACGCACTGCGCGTGGTGGGCAAGGCAGTTGGCGACGTCAAGGTCGTCATGTCGGGCGCCGGCGCGGCCGGTACGGCCATCCTCAAGCTGCTCCTCGCGGCGGGTGTGAAGAACGCCGTCAGCGCCGACATCCACGGTGTCGTGCACGCGGGTCGCCCCGACCTCGTCGACGCGGCGGCCGACTCCCCGCTGCGCTGGATCGCGGACAACACCAACCCCGAGGGCTACACGGGCACCCTCAAGGAGGCCGTGGTCGGAGCCGACGTCTTCATCGGCGTCTCCGCCCCGAACGTCCTGAACGGCGACGACGTGGCGGCCATGGCGGAGGGCGCCATCGTGTTCGCGCTCGCGAACCCGGACCCCGAGGTCGACCCCGCGGTGGCCCGTCAGACGGCCGCCGTCGTGGCCACCGGACGGTCCGACTTCCCCAACCAGATCAACAACGTCCTGGTCTTCCCGGGCGTCTTCCGCGGCCTGCTGGACGCCCAGTCCCGCACCGTGAACACGGACATGATGCTGGCCGCCGCGAGCGCGCTCGCGGACGTGGTCGGCGAGGACGAGTTGAACGCGAACTACATCATCCCGTCCGTCTTCAACGACAAGGTCGCGGGCGCGGTCGCCGGAGCCGTCCGCAAAGCCGCCTCCGGGGCGTGA